In a genomic window of Flexistipes sp.:
- a CDS encoding Wzz/FepE/Etk N-terminal domain-containing protein encodes MDDNNKNTPPAYEDEIDLRELFLTIWQNKFLIILITALIVTLASFYAYYKEPVYESKAAFEIGIVNEEVLVEPNILKKEIEVVFDVEENKGFEENKAIVHNVEITDNILTVTTRGLSKADAKQMLENVSKYIKTKYKYKVTDRIEILNERAKQMKKELASINSRIDTYKNKIKKYEQNIKIINEKRVNDKAQETLFALEEINNQRLIQSLQDKIEELKLQKQEIRNIQLKRVKLAMTEPYTHNTRVLGKIEVSENPVAPNKKLIIVVAFVTGIILSVFLIFFKEFIKGFKDYTENK; translated from the coding sequence ATGGACGATAACAACAAAAATACACCGCCGGCATACGAAGACGAGATTGACCTTAGAGAATTATTTTTGACCATCTGGCAAAATAAATTTTTAATAATATTAATTACAGCACTAATTGTCACATTAGCATCATTTTACGCTTATTACAAAGAACCTGTTTATGAGTCTAAAGCTGCTTTTGAAATAGGTATAGTTAACGAAGAAGTATTGGTTGAGCCTAATATTTTAAAAAAGGAAATAGAAGTGGTTTTTGACGTAGAAGAAAACAAGGGGTTTGAAGAAAATAAAGCTATAGTTCATAATGTAGAAATAACGGATAATATTCTCACAGTAACCACCCGTGGTTTATCAAAAGCTGATGCAAAACAAATGTTAGAAAATGTGTCAAAATACATCAAAACTAAGTATAAATATAAAGTTACCGACCGTATAGAAATATTGAATGAAAGAGCAAAACAAATGAAAAAGGAACTGGCATCAATCAACAGCAGAATTGATACTTATAAAAACAAAATAAAAAAATACGAACAAAATATTAAAATTATAAACGAAAAAAGGGTTAATGACAAAGCTCAGGAAACTTTGTTCGCATTAGAAGAGATCAACAACCAACGGCTGATACAAAGTCTCCAGGATAAAATAGAAGAACTTAAACTTCAAAAACAAGAAATCAGGAATATTCAATTAAAAAGAGTAAAGCTTGCAATGACAGAGCCATACACACATAACACAAGAGTATTGGGAAAAATCGAGGTTTCAGAAAATCCTGTTGCTCCAAATAAAAAGCTGATCATAGTGGTAGCTTTTGTCACCGGTATTATTTTATCTGTATTTTTGATCTTTTTTAAAGAGTTCATAAAAGGCTTTAAGGATTATACCGAAAATAAATAA
- a CDS encoding MraY family glycosyltransferase yields the protein MTLSLIAGATVIVIVGICDDICNIRPRYKLLGQIAAATIIIFYGNIFFEFNAPLYLEIILTYFWILGVTNAVNLIDGMDGLASGLALIGFVALGVAASLQGNVYFATLCFVMVGSILGFLRFNLPPAVIFMGDTGSLFLGFTISVLSLIISYKSGTVLSVLVPVMFISIPVFDTFLAIIRRLSKGEHPFSADKEHLHHRLLELHFTTKQTLLTFYSLSALLGAVAVIFNNKEIKYGLIIAFILIYVFLIILKISHLFNLNQIVIRVNDKIKYIKRITAENKTDSKPIICVNYLISALTYLFLIAVAANKTSWNYAEIIAILIFACVISISIWLSKILKIKNEFINFLIFWFLYYINLFIVSNSLAKDFFIVYCLLVLLLSLKLILKKRVDFLFISPMEILAIYGLFMINLMSNISITNNVLTLFLTTIMYYPNKAILTSRYKYYRYHIAFMLIILISMPYGFYYSFYKEMTDSYKINYTKYVSPISYKKTADEYIDQGKYKKARDVILEYHKKARLPIIQKIVYGKTNKIYANLIINELTKGNLNKSNKYLEEYLKMHPETISELYNQIKPFFKQISQLKIERPEDIKVSGIPLNKIFSKYSETIKKAGLKQIQKGYASQGRECLKVATTINGFLR from the coding sequence ATGACCTTAAGTCTGATCGCAGGGGCAACTGTAATTGTAATTGTCGGGATATGTGATGACATTTGTAACATACGACCCCGGTACAAACTTTTGGGACAGATAGCTGCTGCAACTATTATAATTTTTTACGGTAATATATTTTTTGAATTCAATGCTCCGCTGTATCTTGAGATAATTTTAACCTATTTTTGGATACTGGGAGTCACCAATGCCGTTAATCTTATAGATGGTATGGATGGGCTGGCAAGCGGCTTAGCCCTGATAGGTTTTGTTGCTTTGGGAGTGGCCGCATCTCTTCAAGGAAATGTATATTTTGCAACTCTTTGCTTTGTCATGGTGGGAAGTATCTTAGGTTTTCTCAGATTCAATCTACCACCGGCTGTAATCTTCATGGGAGATACCGGCAGCCTTTTTCTTGGTTTCACTATCTCAGTATTGTCACTAATTATATCGTATAAATCCGGCACAGTTCTTTCTGTGCTCGTACCAGTAATGTTTATCTCCATACCGGTTTTTGACACTTTTCTAGCAATAATAAGACGCTTGAGCAAAGGTGAACACCCTTTTTCCGCGGATAAAGAACATTTGCACCACAGATTATTGGAGCTTCACTTCACCACCAAACAGACACTTCTAACTTTTTATTCTCTTTCAGCCCTTCTTGGAGCTGTAGCTGTTATATTTAACAACAAAGAGATAAAATACGGATTAATAATTGCCTTTATTTTAATTTATGTATTCTTAATAATATTAAAAATCAGCCATTTGTTTAATCTTAATCAAATAGTTATAAGGGTAAATGATAAGATAAAATATATAAAACGAATAACAGCAGAAAACAAAACTGACAGTAAACCAATCATTTGCGTAAACTACCTCATTTCAGCTCTCACTTACCTTTTTCTCATAGCGGTAGCTGCTAATAAAACCAGCTGGAATTATGCAGAGATAATCGCAATCCTGATTTTTGCATGTGTGATTTCAATTTCTATCTGGTTATCCAAAATATTGAAAATAAAAAATGAATTCATTAATTTCCTGATTTTTTGGTTTTTATATTATATCAATCTTTTTATTGTTAGTAATAGCCTGGCTAAAGATTTCTTCATCGTATATTGTCTGTTGGTTCTTTTGCTGTCATTGAAACTCATTCTTAAAAAACGTGTAGACTTCCTTTTTATTAGTCCCATGGAAATATTGGCAATTTATGGGCTATTCATGATTAACCTTATGAGCAATATTAGTATTACAAATAATGTCCTCACACTTTTTTTAACAACAATTATGTACTATCCCAACAAAGCTATACTTACCTCAAGATATAAATATTACAGGTATCATATTGCCTTTATGTTGATTATTCTGATATCAATGCCGTACGGTTTTTACTATTCGTTTTATAAAGAAATGACCGACAGCTATAAAATAAATTACACGAAATACGTATCCCCCATTTCCTACAAAAAAACAGCAGATGAATATATTGACCAAGGTAAATATAAAAAAGCAAGGGATGTTATCCTCGAATATCACAAAAAAGCCCGTTTACCCATTATCCAAAAGATTGTATACGGAAAAACAAACAAAATTTACGCCAACCTTATTATAAATGAATTAACCAAAGGCAATCTTAACAAGTCAAATAAATATCTTGAAGAATACTTGAAGATGCATCCTGAAACAATTTCTGAGTTGTATAATCAAATAAAGCCTTTTTTTAAACAAATATCTCAACTAAAGATTGAAAGACCTGAAGATATAAAAGTATCCGGTATACCCCTTAACAAAATTTTTTCCAAGTACAGCGAAACCATAAAAAAAGCTGGTTTGAAGCAAATTCAGAAAGGTTACGCCAGTCAGGGCAGAGAATGCCTTAAAGTAGCAACTACAATAAACGGTTTTTTAAGGTAA